The Streptomyces sp. NBC_01463 DNA window TCACTCTGTCCGTGTCGTCAGCGGGGCTTAACGGAGAACAGGCAGAGCGAGAACAGGTCAGGAGCCGCCCTGTGGGGTCCATTCCCTTGCAGCGGGACATCGTGCAGCGTCCAGGAACCAACGGCTCGTCCTCGGGCGGACAGCCCGTCGCCCGGACGAGCCTGCCCGGGAACCTGCTGGCGCCCTCGGCGGCCAGGCGGTTCGTCGCGGCGGCGCTCGCCGAGTGGAGCGGGCTCGGGCTGCCCGCGGCCGTCGGCTTCAGCGACCGGCTGTCCGACGACGCGTCGGTCGTCGTCAGCGAACTCGTCACCAACGCCGTCGTGCACGCCGGGACCAACGTCGAACTGCTCTTCCGCCTGGAGGAGGCGACCGAGGACGAGGTCTCCGCGCTCGTCCTGGAGGTCTCCGACCACCACCCGGCCCGCGCCGTGCGCAGCGACGGCTCCGAGGGCGGCTTCGCGGGCGCGGAAGGCCCCGGGGAGCCCGCGGAGTTCGGCCGCGGCCTGGAACTCGTCGCCACCCTCTCCGAACGCTGGGGCATCACCTACCGCACCGGCCTCAAGACCGTCTGGGCCCGGCTCCCCGTCGACGACTGGAACCCCTTCCCCGACGCCCGCCCGGAGCCCGGGTTCCAGCGCGGACTGCGCGCCGCCGAACTGCTCGCCCCCACCGCACGGCGGGCCCTGCGCGACGACGCGGACTGGGCCGGACGCGGCGCGCTGTCGTTCCTCGCCGAGGCCTCGGACCTGCTGGCCGGCCAGCTCGACGAGGACATCGTCGCCGCGCTCGCCGGACAGTTACTCGTGCCCCGGCTCGCCGACTGGTGCGCCATCTGGCTGGAGCCCGAGACCCCCGGCCGCGCGGCCGTCCCCCGGCTCGCCAAGGTCTGGCACATCGACGAGAGCCGCATCCAGACCCTGCGCACCCTGCTGGAGGGCGACCCGCTCCGGCTCCCCGAGCGGGTCGGGACCGGACCTGTCTCGATACCGTGGCCCGGCAGCGCGGAGGACGGCGAGAAGCCGGGCGAGGAAGCGGCAGAAGGCGTCGCGCTCGCCTACCGGATCACCTCGGGCGGCCGCACCCTCGGAGCCGTACTCCTGGGCCGCGAAGGCATCGCCCGCGTCCCCGACGAGGTCACGGCGCTCATCGAGGACTTCGTACGCCGGGTCGGACTCGCCGTCGGCGCCGCCCGCGCCTACACCCGGCAGGCCACCATCAGCCGCATCCTCCAGCGCGGACTGCTCCCCAGCAAGGTCGCCGACATACCGGGCGTCGCCAGTTCC harbors:
- a CDS encoding SpoIIE family protein phosphatase; the encoded protein is MQRDIVQRPGTNGSSSGGQPVARTSLPGNLLAPSAARRFVAAALAEWSGLGLPAAVGFSDRLSDDASVVVSELVTNAVVHAGTNVELLFRLEEATEDEVSALVLEVSDHHPARAVRSDGSEGGFAGAEGPGEPAEFGRGLELVATLSERWGITYRTGLKTVWARLPVDDWNPFPDARPEPGFQRGLRAAELLAPTARRALRDDADWAGRGALSFLAEASDLLAGQLDEDIVAALAGQLLVPRLADWCAIWLEPETPGRAAVPRLAKVWHIDESRIQTLRTLLEGDPLRLPERVGTGPVSIPWPGSAEDGEKPGEEAAEGVALAYRITSGGRTLGAVLLGREGIARVPDEVTALIEDFVRRVGLAVGAARAYTRQATISRILQRGLLPSKVADIPGVASSLVYEPSDDGVVGGDFYDIFPCPGDRWCFVLGDVQGSGPEAAVVTGLARPWLRLLAREGFQAGEVLVRLNRLLLDDAMEAAEAAALMVAAAGGQHSADSGQSRFLSLLYGELVPLPDGGARCTLASAGHPLPLLLRPDGTVRPAAEPQLLLGIMDDAVYETQSFDLAPGDSLLCVTDGVTERRSGPLMFDDGDGLAQALSGCAGLTAEGIADRIKHAVHAFAERPPDDDLALLVLQAQ